ccacACGCGAAGTTATGATGGTGAAGCTGCAATTTCGAATAAtctttttgatattaaattataatattttataatatcgtctGTCGGCAAAACAGGGCTGGAGAAACTTTTGAACCGCGAGAGAGGATATCGGACGTCGAAAATTGACCGTAACGAGAGCCGCTCGCTCGCGtggtacataatgttatatacccGGTATCGACCGCGTTCTGGAGCTCTCGCGAATATATACGCGTGCATTATATACTTAAGCTCCAccgatgtataatattgttatattattattagtttcgTTGTTTCGCTGCAGTTACCGGCGGCGGAATCTTCTAGTTGAACAACCTCTAAACGAGATTTTCGGAAGGATTATTATATAGAGATAGAATCGCTCTTGCGCTTgtccaccaccgccgccgcgccGCCGCCGCTTGTCGCCGACACCGCTATTGTGTTCTCCGTATGTGTAGCCTTTATGTATAGTTTGATATATAGCTGTATGATAATACAcgtgtgaatataataatattatatattatataatacagggCGATTCTTTTATCACTAACACAGTCATTTTCTGGGTAAATTTACGCGTTttagaaaacattatttttcttcgTAATTTAGAAGTTATTAGGACAAactttttgcaaaaaaaaaaatttacaatttttatcgtACACTATTCTAGTATTCTTTAAGAAAAATGACTGTTTTGAACGAcaacaaaaattttttaaatcatagttaCAATCAGAAATGTTCATTCATAATTACCATCGAAATATCGAATATCGTGTTGCACAATTACAGACAATGTACAGAGTGTAGTGTCCAAATATTATTGGTGAACTACTCCATTCGTCTAtaatttaaagcatttaaaatcttagttaaatattttactataacttATCATCTGCAAGTTTAGAATTTGattcgtataggtacatatctaaattctcaaaataatattctgcttctgaatttgaaattaaaaacgtaaatGGGTAAAaagtttctaatttaaaatagtaaaatagttgaaaattataatgataaagaaTAGTAAGAGATGTATAAacgttttatatgtatatttttttttattttaactgccTATGGCATCTTTATACAAACGACCAAAGgtctttataaatacaatacattgtgggtaagtacaaaattataaaagttttattaaatttatattttattttattataaaaaatgtgttttaatgactttaaattgtgtaaaaatattattttaaaaacacatacatATTTACCAAGAAAATTGCTGTTttgctacaaaataattatattatttttaaaactttttttagagTTTCTCAGTAACAACATACTATTATAgctttatcaaattatttatatacataaattattaaattttaacatgataggtacatattttataatattacacgacggcataatttacatttacactTTTCACGCTTCACCTACTTTTAATAATACACCTATactgaaacaataatatttacaaatcgTGCgtatgttacaatataatatagcgccgtattattcaataatttcttttataCGATGTTTTTCCGTATATGTTTTACACTgtgcactatataatataatatatactgttggACGtcgatgaaaattgaaaaacgtCGAACGCCTGCAAACGTCACGCTGGATCGAAATTGTCTCGTCATGATGATAAAATAGCCGGAGGATTGGAGTTCTATCTATTCGAAAGAATTCCAAGagatatataattcaataatatgatttcatGCCGTGCGTGGATCGCTTCTTAGGGCCATGGGTAGACATCGTTTTAGGCGTATCAGTATTTTACAGTATTTCGAACATTGGTAAACGcgaacactaattattatttattactattaatgaCTGTACGCGTCATGCGATAccgcgatatattattatttaataggtacctactaaatattaatttcaaataaaaaatattattttcgttattatcatcatcattaaacttgtaaataatatgttgagtaacgtttcaaataattcaaatattgataaagtTATTTTCGTAGTATTATTTTACTCATATAAAACGGATTTGAGTATGTTCAACAATCGATATATGCCGTTCctcgtattttaaataatgaaaactattataacatttcatatagttaattaattaattgaatacacACTCGAAGGATAAATAGAAATCATAACAATAACtaatcatattcataatataagtgTATGATTGGCAACTTTTGTCtacaaatattaggtaggtacctacctattttattacatacaattaaCACATGTCCATATTGTATTTAACtattcttatttaattaaatataaaagtgaCTAGACAATAGACATTAAACATTACAAGTTTAAAAACTTCTggataatcaattttattatttaacacgtTCAATGCCACGGGTCGACGGGTAGTCGACATCGGTAACATTTCGCGGGTCGCCGGTGTCGACTACCCGTCGACAAATATTAATTCGCTTTTATGAATCATAATTTTGATGGCGATGAGATAAcgtttgaaatatattgtaggCGATCAGGTACTGTCTCAAGAAGCTAAcaatataattggtttttatttttgttaatttttatttattttttccgtaaaaacatatttttggtgCGGCGACCCGGGCTATGCTTCGAAATTTCTAGCGGAGCTCAACGTGTTAAGTATTAAGTatctactatataggtacatatttacaaattattcatacattAGTTTATGTACCTTCCTGGACTTAAATGATGGATTTCCACGCTTTAATGGATGTTTATGGATGTTTAATGGATTTTCTTGCAATACTAACTTTCTAAAAAATCATTCGAAGGCTTTGCCTTTGAACTTTTTCCAACTTATTTATAAAGCCAACTTGAAACGGGTTCCAGTTGACTGatccaatgatataaaattcaaacataCATTTCACTGAGgctataatataccattaagCATTGAGGATAATTGGATTCGGATTAGTTTCTCTTATATATTTGATGAAccatgaatttattataaattaagtttgtgTGTTATGAGGAACTACAATTATAAGAATACTAGTATCATGTACCAAATTAATAAGCCAATAAGGTACANNNNNNNNNNNNNNNNNNNNNNNNNNNNNNNNNNNNNNNNNNNNNNNNNNNNNNNNNNNNNNNNNNNNNNNNNNNNNNNNNNNNNNNNNNNNNNNNNNNNNNNNNNNNNNNNNNNNNNNNNNNNNNNNNNNNNNNNNNNNNNNNNNNNNNNNNNNNNNNNNNNNNNNNNNNNNNNNNNNNNNNNNNNNNNNNNNNNNNNNNNNNNNNNNNNNNNNNNNNNNNNNNNNNNNNNNNNNNNNNNNNNNNNNNNNNNNNNNNNNNNNNNNNNNNNNNNNNNNNNNNNNNNNNNNNNNNNNNNNNNNNNNNNNNNNNNNNNNNNNNNNNNNNNNNNNNNNNNNNNNNNNNNNNNNNNNNNNNNNNNNNNNNNNNNNNNNNNNNNNNNNNNNNNNNNNNNNNNNNNNNNNNNNNNNNNNNNNNNNNNNNNNNNNNNNNNNNNNNNNNNNNNNNNNNNNNNNNNNNNNNNNNNNNNNNNNNNNNNNNNNNNNNNNNNNNNNNNNNNNNNNNNNNNNNNNNNNNNNNNNNNNNNNNNNNNNNNNNNNNNNNNNNNNNNNNNNNNNNNNNNNNNNNNNNNNNNNNNNNNNNNNNNNNNNNNNNNNNNNNNNNNNNNNNNNNNNNNNNNNNNNNNNNNNNNNNNNNNNNNNNNNNNNNNNNNNNNNNNNNNNNNNNNNNNNNNNNNNNNNNNNNNNNNNNNNNNNNNNNNNNNNTGATAGCCGGTAGGTGGCTACTCATAAGtcgtaaatcataattcgtttaattaaattttatttttaagtcgaACTCTTTTCTTCTGATAAAGaaagttataacattaattcctggaatgtttaataatattgtcgtattaacggaatcaaaagtaaatagaattgatttttaatttttctggaatatcttattagcttatttttgtactacattcaaaactattattttaataagtaacgtggaaaataacgcattagtgcgttacttcatagaaattacttttaaaaagtaattgcgttacaattgcgttactgtaagtaaaatgtaatgatattactgctgcgttactgaaaaagtaattgcgttacagtaatttgtaatttgcgttacgttGCTACCCAACACTGTCAATATGACTTAAAAGTATTTTCTATGACTATATTAatgttacaatttattacatactCAAGTACCCACACATAGTtgtatcttaaatattaattttgcaaCTAGAAAATAAGAGGTCTTCATGTCgacaacattaattaataatgaaagtCTAAAGAACACTTTGGTTTCTTTATATCTTAACTATTTGATATTAAACGATAACTTAGATAACGCAGCTATTGTAACAACGATTGTAACAACGATCcaagattgtataatattatgatacaaaacaacaaaacttatctaaaatacaaaaatatcagcATATGGACCCCCTGCACTTTTATTAAACGTTTAATAGGTGAGAAGTATAGTGCTACTAGATGTATATATCAacaaataagatataaaaataagaaacatacattcaataaattaacaaccaactaaaaaaataactctTCAAATATGACATCGATATGCCCTAACAATGGCTCCATATGGAGAGAAACCAAACATATCACTCAAAGAAATGGAAGCATACAACcctattagaaatatttaattaagaaaaatttgtCATTTTGGCAATCACCTTGCGGATATCTTTTGGCCCCATAGCGACATTAGTCCAAACCCCGAATAATAAGAAACGATACGCAGCTTTCTAAACAGCCCCCTCCCAATGTCACTACCATTAAACCTGATTACgcatgtaaaaattaaaaactaaataaatgaactacaaataaataaatcccTTGGATATGGTTAAGTAATTAACAACATTTTGAAACATCCATCTCACAATCCATTctcttttaaatttagtttaatgcTAAGCCTAagattatcatatatttttttaatcatacattAATCCAATATGGAAGATTTCTATCATAAAAGTGACCCATACTGGAAAACCAAAACATTTAGTCAACTCATATTCATCAGCCTTCTATCAACATGTGGCAGACCATTCGAGAAACTCTTTTAAAACTACTTCCTGCGATTGTCTTGGATAAAGTTAATAATACCGGACACCCAATTAGGTTTTCAATCCTACCACAATTCACCACATTCATAGGATAACGGACCATATATTTTCATCCTTATTGGAAAGAAACAAATACTGCCCAGGTTCTTTTCGTGGTGTGACCCAAGCATACCACAGAGTATTGCACGATgacctattatacaaattaaaatcattctACCCGCcccttaatttaaataatatctataatacagattttttgCCAAAATACGAAGAAAATCAATCTCAACGTTTCACAATAATAAGGCGGGAGTTCTCCTGCAAGGAAACGATATTTCATCACGCCTCTATTCTGTTCAGGAGCCCACCTAAATCATAGCAAAAGggtttgttgtttataattaatcatatcgAATGCTATCTGTaatctatacataaatacactaCGTTTGGCATAATATCATCTtgagtattattgtattaatcaattaggtattaactatttatttacataggaaaaaaattatgaatacaacaccaactaaaatatattgttggtaTTAAATCTGGGTCAGGATTGGAATCCAAGCAATTGATCGATAAGATGAACagtggttttttaatttaaaatgttaataacatatatattgcGATTTTGGCGTATCGATAAATCAGTAATATACGGAAACAAACGCCTAAAAACGCTTGGTTTTAAGTACAAGACATTTGCttgataacttatttttattaagaggGAAAAATAGATTACACATTTTTGACATGAGATCCAAAAGTTCTAGTTGCAGTAGTTTTAATAGCACTATATATAACGTAACCTTTTCGGGCCTTACAGTTGCAGGTGGAGCTGCCGGGCAACGTAACGATTCGTTGAAGctaaactgtaaaatattttactaatataagatattatagaGTACATTCATAAAGATCTggtaaaagtatttcaaataaaatgtttttttagatgTTCAATATGATTAACCTTAGTTTGAAAAGAACCTTttatggtacctattattattcgaaatattcatttatcgtttgtacctatacattacatTCTATATTTCGTACACCATTcatgaaatatgttttaaaccACTGATTTAATCTGGTGTTTGatattcttactttttttattacatttgtaaaatatcgcaaaaaggaagttttgaaaatgttatcacgacatcattattttaaaaataggtaccatTTTCTgcgagtacataatatatattctggTTTGAACTTTTTATATTCACGCCAGTTATTACACAAAAACGTCATCCGTACATATTTTTAGGGATGTATTTCTGTTGTTTTACCttgtaaatgataaaatacataaataagtaCTTCAATAGTAACAATGTACATCAaagttatgaataaaaatttaatattttcttaacaataaaaaatagaataatattacttacacaTTTCACTTTACTGAACATTGTATAACGTACCTAATTCGTTGTTAATTTTTCAACTAAGtgttaagtaatatataaattactttaaaatgaatgaaaagACCAATttcatacctacttaaataacttgaaaaatattttttttaaaattaggtgcctaatttgtatacctatttgtatttactgaaattaaaaaaaaattttttgtatttactcAAATAGTAAACACATATAATACATAgatcaaaaataatagtaatagttaataagtaaataaattcaGGTAAAATATAGaagaataataacttatttttaaattttgattttcttatgtaggtacctacgtgataAGAACACAATTCTATATTAAGTATGCTATTCTCACTATACTCATATCGATTCTCTGATCGTAacggtttaataatatatacatttatatatgagACTTCGTAGTATGGAAGTTTCATTGTATTCACTTTTTAAGACAATATATAGGTTGGTATAGCATTAGATATTACAACTATTCCGTTTTACACGTATGTTGTTATTTAACAAGGAAGTATTTTACTCTTTTgcgatgaaattaattattaaacttacattataataatataatgtcacaaTATTAAGAATTTAGGATACGCTTACCACAAAGTCTATCAATACGTTCTCGTTTCTTCTCATCCTCTTCAGCTATTTTAGCCGTAGACTTGACACCTTCACCCGACTTTTGAGATTTTTCCACAATTCCACACGCCCTGAGCACGAATGACGGTACCGTTTCTTGTTTCTCTTGTTTGGGTATCTCTACCAGCGTCCAATATTGTGTTTCCAACCGAATGACTTCCTGAAAATGGACAAAAAATTTTCACGtccggtatatattataataaacggaTTTCGTTGGTATATTAATAAACCGAGCTTATTGAATTCAACCGTATaatagataatgataataacaataataatattgtgacggACATCAAGTTGAGAACAAGTGTTCAGGTATATTGGCGAAAAGAAAATATTACGGCGAAAAGAAAGGTCGGTGATAAATGATATAACTTTTGACAAAAGACAATGGAGTTTTGAAAAGTAGCCGAAACTTTCCGTCTAAAAGTAGTCGGTTACAGTAGTGTTCAGGTCATTTCTTGGCCATTATTTTACCTcgaaaatgttttatacttatgCGATCGTGTACGGTTGGAATgaaaaaatacgataatatgatcgcatttataaaattaggaaAGTAGagacgtataaatatattatacaatgcgtatattactatatatatactatatttagatataaggtgtcaaagttttttttatggcgttttaaataaaatcaattacgaaataaataacattatttatttcgtgTCAACATCACTATACCACTCTGAACTAACACAAATAATGAACAAATGTATAGTAGATACCATATATGCTATTTTTAACTGACGCTATtagtatgcattttttttacagaacaTGTAACTAACGACTTTAGTGTCATGAATTAATGCTGATTATTGGTTCATGATaatagtaacaaaaatataataatatagtatattatttcaccATTACCATTTTATTaggtgaatataaaatgtaatttatacaatattcaaatattatatttaaaaagaatataaaacctttagtaaatattttggtatgtatcttaataaatataacgatggtaagttcataaataaattaataagttcaTATATATGGACTATTATcataattgatatttgatagtCACCTATCAATTATTTGGGTGAGAAAATCAAATATCATTTgtaattttaacgaaaaaaaattaaaatatgcatgtttatctattctataaaaaaaaaaaactaatttatagaGTGAGGAGTTTCTTAGtttgaaatgttaataattaatttcttttgtGTAATCTttcataacacatttttttcttttatttaatcatagaaGTAAAACAATAGCttatatgaatgtttttttctttttagaattaattataataattattttaaataatattgtataacagaGTGTAAGAATAGtactttttatttcttaataattatatcttacCTTAATCATAGCCTTCAGGAGATTATACCTTTGGAAGACATTTCGTGTTGACTTACTCTCTGTATACTTAGTCATTAGTGTAATTAGTGACTTTTTAGCCGTATCATAGGATTCTTCCAAACGAATTCTTACGGCTCTCAATCTTTCATTTGTTTCTATTACTTCTTCTTTGGTCTGGCcaccttaaaaaataaaacctatcaATAATTGCTTATtcgattttcattttaattagtGTCCCttatgctatttatttattttagacacTCTATCGAGTATAAATAAGAGTGCTACCAAAAATCCCgatattttaaagataacatatttattttgataaaattaatatatagattcTTAAGATAGATTAATTTTGACACATCTCagtagtttttactttttctatattaattgaaacttcttaaaatcaaataatgtttgttttctataatttttttaaaatttgatttgtcttatcaattttgttaaattttaagaaatatagaATAGGTACTGTAAAGTGtaagatatcaaaataatagtgCCGAATGtcaatcatagataatattagaattgataagacatgcctataccagttTCATATGGGACCGtgtgataagttcttatgtcctatccattcttatattatctatgatgccaatttatttatacttgataaaaattataaaaatattatcagttgACAGGTGTACAGTTATAAGTACTCCACTCACTAGAAAAATTATTGGTAGGCAATAATTTAATCTGGTAGATAATTTAACTACCTaccaaagtacctacctatatagttctaaagatatgaattaaaataatt
This portion of the Acyrthosiphon pisum isolate AL4f chromosome A1, pea_aphid_22Mar2018_4r6ur, whole genome shotgun sequence genome encodes:
- the LOC100161256 gene encoding uncharacterized protein LOC100161256 isoform X1, whose protein sequence is MESSAILQLHYLLFRIRRLAGSNIVGKFTQSVRRIVQDVKDEGTASGQTKEEVIETNERLRAVRIRLEESYDTAKKSLITLMTKYTESKSTRNVFQRYNLLKAMIKEVIRLETQYWTLVEIPKQEKQETVPSFVLRACGIVEKSQKSGEGVKSTAKIAEEDEKKRERIDRLCDMTTAQIEAENTQMTNDLYRLLKKYTGLRNLIRELKVEYVNSKVYPIFPRYNILKDLIKDIMHHQEYMEVCHEVDAV
- the LOC100161256 gene encoding uncharacterized protein LOC100161256 isoform X2, with the translated sequence MGKGDKKPTSQNSAGSNIVGKFTQSVRRIVQDVKDEGTASGQTKEEVIETNERLRAVRIRLEESYDTAKKSLITLMTKYTESKSTRNVFQRYNLLKAMIKEVIRLETQYWTLVEIPKQEKQETVPSFVLRACGIVEKSQKSGEGVKSTAKIAEEDEKKRERIDRLCDMTTAQIEAENTQMTNDLYRLLKKYTGLRNLIRELKVEYVNSKVYPIFPRYNILKDLIKDIMHHQEYMEVCHEVDAV